The Oryza glaberrima chromosome 9, OglaRS2, whole genome shotgun sequence genome includes a window with the following:
- the LOC127785216 gene encoding uncharacterized protein LOC127785216 codes for MAGTAAMSSSSSSSPCITFIAESMILPTRNIRLFAPIFLLIFCHTFIFLGITAIHVNPLAPSLDSIHSLATGVLVHVYAPKNTTDDGQGQATATDSLIRGHAIVYLAYLVSRLTVQVVAVVAGCTTYSGKRLSFTELLGWEVATTERIRGPLITAMFMGVVDLSTATLLVLAAHMTAFVGGSGMASILGSLLFLAALVLYIHLGAVIPVSIAVSSAEGRWAAPALWLAWRLMKARRKEAGVLTLIACLVPAAICPVYTIAAALSDELLFTFYVWLLGVVFGFFLLPVALQLLSTTAATVFYYHCVEAQVVAHVCDVSVDDRDVVVQV; via the coding sequence ATGGCCGGCACAGCAGCAATgagctcctcctcgtcttcgtccCCTTGCATCACCTTCATAGCGGAATCGATGATCCTCCCCACCCGAAACATCAGGCTCTTTGCACCCATCTTCCTTCTAATCTTCTGCCACACCTTCATCTTCCTCGGCATCACCGCCATCCACGTCAACCCTCTCGCGCCCTCCTTGGACAGCATCCACTCTCTCGCGACCGGCGTCCTTGTCCATGTCTACGCGCCAAAGAACACCACCGATGATGGCCAAGGCCAAGCCACAGCGACCGACTCCCTTATTCGAGGTCACGCCATCGTCTACCTTGCGTACCTCGTGAGCAGGCTCACCGTGCAGGTCGTTGCGGTTGTCGCCGGCTGCACGACCTACTCCGGCAAGCGGCTCTCCTTCACCGAGCTGCTCGGCTGGGAGGTGGCAACCACGGAGAGAATCAGAGGACCACTCATCACCGCCATGTTCATGGGCGTCGTCGACCTCTCGACCGCGACTCTCCTCGTCCTAGCGGCACACATGACAGCCTTCGTGGGCGGCTCAGGCATGGCGTCCATCTTAGGCTCCCTACTGTTCCTCGCCGCTCTCGTCCTCTACATCCACCTCGGCGCCGTCATCCCGGTGAGCATCGCCGTGTCATCGGCGGAAGGACGCTGGGCAGCGCCGGCACTCTGGTTGGCGTGGCGGCTCATGAAAGCGAGGAGGAAGGAAGCCGGTGTTCTGACACTCATCGCATGCCTCGTTCCTGCCGCCATTTGCCCGGTGTACACCATTGCTGCTGCCTTGTCAGACGAGCTATTGTTTACATTCTACGTATGGCTGCTGGGTGTAGTATTTGGTTTCTTCCTTCTGCCGGTTGCTCTGCAGCTGCTCTCCACGACGGCAGCCACGGTGTTCTACTACCACTGCGTGGAAGCCCAAGTGGTCGCTCATGTATGTGACGTGTCAGTTGATGACAGGGATGTAGTAGTTCAGGTCTGA
- the LOC127784289 gene encoding uncharacterized protein LOC127784289 isoform X1, with protein MAIKLTKYQFFSSRATALHLRRRELKLLPFPSFPCSSSSAPNTCSQQSHLLLVSSAGPREQTLLPADSRSSLPHGITDNGTRKEGRRRRRGRKRKETAKDEGECVPSAEEVSIRVNTLYESGDPIGKKELGRCVVQWLKQGMHSMAIKYASTEMQNDGATFLLDGGSSEDNLGFVMLAQPYLSAIPMPKGQEALCLKASTHYPTLFDHFQRELRDVLLKQQNQGLISDWRTTQSWMLLKELANSAQHRAAARKPKAPTTHSTLGISLDKTRLMQTKIEDFVKKMSDLLHIERDAELEFTQEELNATPVMDGNSKKPLKPVEYLVTHGQSQQEQCDTICNLNVISSSTGLDGQHLVLFRVKDNHRLPPTTLSPGDMVCIRTCDNRGEITTSCMQGFIYNLGEDGCSITVTLKSRHGDPTFSKLFGKNVRIDRIQALADALTYERNCEALMLLQRKGLQKKNSSIGVVATLFGDKEDMMMMEQNNLADWGESTIHDDELLKKNKYDFDASQLKAITLGLNNKRPVLIIQGPPGTGKTGLLSYLIACAVRKGERVLVTAPSNAAVDNMVEKLSDTGLDTVRVGNPARISPSVASRSLGELVNRRLQKFTEEFERKKSDLRKDLKHCIQDDTLAAGIRQLLKQLGKNFKKKEKEIIREVLSNADVVLSTNIGASDPLVRRIGCFDLVIIDEAGQAIEPSCWIPILQGKRCILAGDQRQLAPVVLSREAMQGGLAMSLLERASSLHNELLTTKLTTQYRMHDSIASWASNEMYDGFLKSSPSVASHLLADYPFIKETWITRCAFLLLDTRMPYGSLNIDCEEHLDPAGTGSFYNNGEADVVSQHVLNLVQCGVSPTAIAVQSPYIAQVQLLRDRLEDYPEASGVEVSTIDSFQGREADAVVISMVRSNTLGAVGFLGDNRRMNVAITRARRHVALVCDSSTICNNAFLARLLRHIRQHGQVRHVEPGSFGGDSGLGYTPPALPSIS; from the exons ATGGCTATCAAGCTTACAAAATATCA GTTCTTTTCTTCTCGTGCCACTGCACTGCACCTAAGGAGGAGAGAGCTGAAGTTGCTTCCATTCCCATCTTTTCCCTGCAGCTCTAGTTCAGCTCCTAACACTTGTTCACAGCAAAGTCATCTCCTGTTAGTTTCATCTGCAGGACCTAGAGAACAAACATTACTTCCGGCTGATTCCCGTTCTTCTCTCCCTCATGGCATCACTGATAACGGTAcaagaaaggaaggaaggaggaggaggagggggagaaagagGAAGGAGACAGCAAAAGATGAAGGGGAGTGTGTTCCATCTGCGGAGGAAGTGTCCATTAGGGTAAATACTCTTTATGAGAGTGGCGACCCCATTGGGAAGAAGGAGTTGGGCCGGTGCGTGGTACAATGGCTAAAGCAGGGTATGCACTCAATGGCTATAAAATATGCTTCCACAGAAATGCAGAACGATGGAGCAACATTCTTACTGGATGGTGGATCATCTGAAGACAACCTCGGATTTGTGATGCTTGCACAGCCTTATCTATCAGCAATTCCCATGCCCAAGGGACAGGAGGCGCTCTGCCTCAAGGCCTCTACTCACTATCCTACCCTCTTTGACCACTTTCAAAGGGAACTCCGTGATGTTCTGTTGAAACAACAGAACCAGGGTCTTATTTCTGATTGGCGCACCACTCAATCTTGGATGCTTCTGAAAGAATTGGCTAACTCAGCTCAGCATCGAGCAGCTGCCCGCAAACCTAAAGCTCCTACTACGCACAGTACTCTTGGCATAAGTCTTGATAAGACAAGGTTGATGCAGACCAAAATTGAAGACTTTGTCAAGAAAATGTCAGACCTTCTACATATAGAACGAGATGCGGAGCTGGAGTTTACACAAGAAGAACTGAATGCCACCCCTGTGATGGATGGGAACTCAAAGAAGCCACTCAAACCAGTAGAGTACTTAGTCACTCATGGGCAGTCACAGCAAGAGCAGTGCGATACCATTTGCAATTTGAATGTTATCAGCAGTTCAACTG GGTTGGATGGCCAGCATCTGGTCCTATTTAGAGTGAAAGATAACCATAGATTGCCTCCAACCACACTCTCTCCTGGGGATATGGTTTGTATCAGGACATGTGATAACCGGGGGGAAATTACCACATCTTGCATGCAAGGCTTTATATATAATCTTGGTGAGGATGGTTGCAGCATTACCGTGACACTGAAATCCCGCCATGGTGATCCTACGTTCTCCAAGCTTTTTGGGAAAAATGTGCGGATTGACAGGATTCAGGCATTGGCTGACGCACTTACATATGAG CGAAATTGTGAAGCACTGATGCTTCTTCAAAGGAAAGGTTTACAGAAAAAGAATTCTTCCATTGGAGTAGTAGCCACTCTGTTTGGGGACAAGGAAgacatgatgatgatggagcAGAATAATCTGGCTGATTGGGGAGAATCAACAATACATGATGATGAGCTATTGAAAAAGAACAAATATGACTTTGATGCCTCCCAGTTAAAAGCTATCACACTTGGCTTGAACAACAAAAGGCCTGTCCTAATAATCCAAGGACCTCCTGGCACGGGCAAGACTGGTTTGCTTAGTTATCTCATTGCATGTGCTGTCCGAAAGGGTGAACGCGTTCTCGTAACTGCTCCAAGCAATGCAGCAGTTGATAACATGGTGGAGAAGTTGTCAGATACTGGACTGGACACAGTACGAGTTGGAAATCCTGCTAGGATATCTCCATCTGTTGCTTCAAGGTCCTTGGGAGAGCTTGTGAACAGAAGACTTCAGAAGTTCACAGAAGAGTTCGAGAGGAAAAAATCCGACTTGAGAAAGGACTTGAAGCATTGCATACAGGATGATACATTAGCCGCAGGTATACGTCAACTGTTGAAGCAGCTTGGGAAGAACtttaaaaagaaggaaaaggaaataaTCAGAGAGGTCCTTTCAAATGCTGATGTTGTCCTATCAACTAATATTGGGGCATCTGACCCACTTGTGAGGAGGATTGGTTGCTTTGACTTAGTAATTATTGATGAAGCAGGACAAGCAATCGAACCCTCATGCTGGATCCCTATCTTACAAGGAAAAAGATGCATTCTTGCTGGTGATCAACGGCAGCTTGCACCTGTTGTTTTATCAAGAGAGGCTATGCAAGGTGGACTAGCAATGTCTTTACTCGAAAGAGCTTCATCGTTGCATAATGAACTACTGACAACGAAATTAACAACACAATACAGAATGCATGATTCAATTGCCAGTTGGGCATCTAACGAGATGTATGATGGTTTTCTCAAATCCTCCCCATCCGTTGCTTCTCATCTTCTTGCTGATTACCCATTTATCAAG GAAACTTGGATAACTCGGTGTGCCTTTCTTTTACTTGACACTCGTATGCCGTACGGAAGTTTGAATATTGACTGTGAGGAGCATTTAGACCCTGCTGGTACAGGATCTTTTTATAACAATGGCGAGGCAGATGTAGTTTCACAGCATGTTTTGAACCTTGTACAATGTG GTGTCTCTCCAACCGCGATTGCCGTCCAGTCACCTTACATTGCGCAAGTACAACTATTAAGAGACAGGCTAGAAGATTATCCAGAGGCTTCTGGTGTTGAGGTTTCAACTATAGATAGCTTCCAAGGGAGGGAGGCAGATGCCGTGGTCATATCAATG GTTCGTTCAAACACTTTGGGAGCTGTAGGATTCCTTGGCGACAACAGGCGCATGAATGTGGCCATCACAAGGGCACGCCGTCATGTCGCACTTGTCTGTGATAGTTCTACAATCTGCAACAATGCTTTTCTGGCTAGGCTCCTTCGCCATATCCGTCAGCACGGCCAGGTTAGACATGTTGAACCTGGTTCCTTTGGCGGGGATTCTGGTCTTGGCTACACTCCACCTGCCTTGCCCTCAATCAGTTAG
- the LOC127784289 gene encoding uncharacterized protein LOC127784289 isoform X2 yields the protein MHSMAIKYASTEMQNDGATFLLDGGSSEDNLGFVMLAQPYLSAIPMPKGQEALCLKASTHYPTLFDHFQRELRDVLLKQQNQGLISDWRTTQSWMLLKELANSAQHRAAARKPKAPTTHSTLGISLDKTRLMQTKIEDFVKKMSDLLHIERDAELEFTQEELNATPVMDGNSKKPLKPVEYLVTHGQSQQEQCDTICNLNVISSSTGLDGQHLVLFRVKDNHRLPPTTLSPGDMVCIRTCDNRGEITTSCMQGFIYNLGEDGCSITVTLKSRHGDPTFSKLFGKNVRIDRIQALADALTYERNCEALMLLQRKGLQKKNSSIGVVATLFGDKEDMMMMEQNNLADWGESTIHDDELLKKNKYDFDASQLKAITLGLNNKRPVLIIQGPPGTGKTGLLSYLIACAVRKGERVLVTAPSNAAVDNMVEKLSDTGLDTVRVGNPARISPSVASRSLGELVNRRLQKFTEEFERKKSDLRKDLKHCIQDDTLAAGIRQLLKQLGKNFKKKEKEIIREVLSNADVVLSTNIGASDPLVRRIGCFDLVIIDEAGQAIEPSCWIPILQGKRCILAGDQRQLAPVVLSREAMQGGLAMSLLERASSLHNELLTTKLTTQYRMHDSIASWASNEMYDGFLKSSPSVASHLLADYPFIKETWITRCAFLLLDTRMPYGSLNIDCEEHLDPAGTGSFYNNGEADVVSQHVLNLVQCGVSPTAIAVQSPYIAQVQLLRDRLEDYPEASGVEVSTIDSFQGREADAVVISMVRSNTLGAVGFLGDNRRMNVAITRARRHVALVCDSSTICNNAFLARLLRHIRQHGQVRHVEPGSFGGDSGLGYTPPALPSIS from the exons ATGCACTCAATGGCTATAAAATATGCTTCCACAGAAATGCAGAACGATGGAGCAACATTCTTACTGGATGGTGGATCATCTGAAGACAACCTCGGATTTGTGATGCTTGCACAGCCTTATCTATCAGCAATTCCCATGCCCAAGGGACAGGAGGCGCTCTGCCTCAAGGCCTCTACTCACTATCCTACCCTCTTTGACCACTTTCAAAGGGAACTCCGTGATGTTCTGTTGAAACAACAGAACCAGGGTCTTATTTCTGATTGGCGCACCACTCAATCTTGGATGCTTCTGAAAGAATTGGCTAACTCAGCTCAGCATCGAGCAGCTGCCCGCAAACCTAAAGCTCCTACTACGCACAGTACTCTTGGCATAAGTCTTGATAAGACAAGGTTGATGCAGACCAAAATTGAAGACTTTGTCAAGAAAATGTCAGACCTTCTACATATAGAACGAGATGCGGAGCTGGAGTTTACACAAGAAGAACTGAATGCCACCCCTGTGATGGATGGGAACTCAAAGAAGCCACTCAAACCAGTAGAGTACTTAGTCACTCATGGGCAGTCACAGCAAGAGCAGTGCGATACCATTTGCAATTTGAATGTTATCAGCAGTTCAACTG GGTTGGATGGCCAGCATCTGGTCCTATTTAGAGTGAAAGATAACCATAGATTGCCTCCAACCACACTCTCTCCTGGGGATATGGTTTGTATCAGGACATGTGATAACCGGGGGGAAATTACCACATCTTGCATGCAAGGCTTTATATATAATCTTGGTGAGGATGGTTGCAGCATTACCGTGACACTGAAATCCCGCCATGGTGATCCTACGTTCTCCAAGCTTTTTGGGAAAAATGTGCGGATTGACAGGATTCAGGCATTGGCTGACGCACTTACATATGAG CGAAATTGTGAAGCACTGATGCTTCTTCAAAGGAAAGGTTTACAGAAAAAGAATTCTTCCATTGGAGTAGTAGCCACTCTGTTTGGGGACAAGGAAgacatgatgatgatggagcAGAATAATCTGGCTGATTGGGGAGAATCAACAATACATGATGATGAGCTATTGAAAAAGAACAAATATGACTTTGATGCCTCCCAGTTAAAAGCTATCACACTTGGCTTGAACAACAAAAGGCCTGTCCTAATAATCCAAGGACCTCCTGGCACGGGCAAGACTGGTTTGCTTAGTTATCTCATTGCATGTGCTGTCCGAAAGGGTGAACGCGTTCTCGTAACTGCTCCAAGCAATGCAGCAGTTGATAACATGGTGGAGAAGTTGTCAGATACTGGACTGGACACAGTACGAGTTGGAAATCCTGCTAGGATATCTCCATCTGTTGCTTCAAGGTCCTTGGGAGAGCTTGTGAACAGAAGACTTCAGAAGTTCACAGAAGAGTTCGAGAGGAAAAAATCCGACTTGAGAAAGGACTTGAAGCATTGCATACAGGATGATACATTAGCCGCAGGTATACGTCAACTGTTGAAGCAGCTTGGGAAGAACtttaaaaagaaggaaaaggaaataaTCAGAGAGGTCCTTTCAAATGCTGATGTTGTCCTATCAACTAATATTGGGGCATCTGACCCACTTGTGAGGAGGATTGGTTGCTTTGACTTAGTAATTATTGATGAAGCAGGACAAGCAATCGAACCCTCATGCTGGATCCCTATCTTACAAGGAAAAAGATGCATTCTTGCTGGTGATCAACGGCAGCTTGCACCTGTTGTTTTATCAAGAGAGGCTATGCAAGGTGGACTAGCAATGTCTTTACTCGAAAGAGCTTCATCGTTGCATAATGAACTACTGACAACGAAATTAACAACACAATACAGAATGCATGATTCAATTGCCAGTTGGGCATCTAACGAGATGTATGATGGTTTTCTCAAATCCTCCCCATCCGTTGCTTCTCATCTTCTTGCTGATTACCCATTTATCAAG GAAACTTGGATAACTCGGTGTGCCTTTCTTTTACTTGACACTCGTATGCCGTACGGAAGTTTGAATATTGACTGTGAGGAGCATTTAGACCCTGCTGGTACAGGATCTTTTTATAACAATGGCGAGGCAGATGTAGTTTCACAGCATGTTTTGAACCTTGTACAATGTG GTGTCTCTCCAACCGCGATTGCCGTCCAGTCACCTTACATTGCGCAAGTACAACTATTAAGAGACAGGCTAGAAGATTATCCAGAGGCTTCTGGTGTTGAGGTTTCAACTATAGATAGCTTCCAAGGGAGGGAGGCAGATGCCGTGGTCATATCAATG GTTCGTTCAAACACTTTGGGAGCTGTAGGATTCCTTGGCGACAACAGGCGCATGAATGTGGCCATCACAAGGGCACGCCGTCATGTCGCACTTGTCTGTGATAGTTCTACAATCTGCAACAATGCTTTTCTGGCTAGGCTCCTTCGCCATATCCGTCAGCACGGCCAGGTTAGACATGTTGAACCTGGTTCCTTTGGCGGGGATTCTGGTCTTGGCTACACTCCACCTGCCTTGCCCTCAATCAGTTAG